The following proteins are encoded in a genomic region of Paenibacillus sp. FSL R7-0273:
- a CDS encoding ABC transporter ATP-binding protein translates to MDVLRQLRGFYREKLHYLILSIIALAAATAVGLITPNLLRRLIDDVIVPLKFTEVPVLALSVAAVVIVKACLQFAHGFFGGRLGNFLAYRLRNACYEKLQFLSFRYYDTAKTGDLMSRLTGDLEAIRNFIGFGFAQLLNVFFMVLFGSIMMFTINWQLTLVTLVTMPFLAAVAFKFESKIHPAFQEMRLALSSLTTAVQENVTGVRTVKSFAREDYEVEKFSHRNERYKDNQIFAAELWSKFFPVMELLASVSIAILLGVGGTLVIKGNMSLGELVAFFSLIWYIIGPVWGLGFHINNYTQSKASGERVLEVLNQRIDVQDKADALPLESSKVKGEVIFNHVTFAYGNKMPAVKDIHFEAKPGAVIGFLGGTGSGKSTIIQLMMRAYDVNEGSITLDGTDIREYNVRSLRSQISTVFQETFLFSSSIRNNISYGLKNVSMDEIIRAAQLAKAHDFIMEMPEGYDTVVGERGMGLSGGQKQRIAIARALLKNPRILILDDATSAVDMETEHEIQAGFQEVMRGRTTLIIAHRISSLRHADQIIVMDQGRMVQTGTHAELIEVPGPYQDVYRIQYADYLARTQDRGEGTGHGA, encoded by the coding sequence ATGGATGTTCTCAGGCAACTGCGGGGCTTTTACCGGGAGAAGCTGCATTATTTGATTCTGTCGATTATAGCTTTGGCCGCCGCAACTGCAGTGGGGCTTATAACCCCGAATTTGCTAAGAAGGCTGATTGATGATGTCATTGTTCCCCTGAAATTTACAGAGGTGCCTGTGCTGGCCCTCAGTGTTGCGGCAGTCGTTATTGTAAAAGCCTGTCTGCAATTTGCCCATGGTTTTTTTGGCGGACGGCTGGGTAACTTTCTGGCCTACCGGCTGCGTAACGCCTGTTATGAGAAGCTGCAATTCCTGTCTTTCCGCTATTATGATACTGCCAAGACAGGCGATCTCATGTCCCGGTTGACCGGGGATCTCGAAGCAATCCGTAACTTTATCGGCTTCGGCTTTGCACAACTGCTGAATGTATTTTTTATGGTGCTGTTCGGCTCCATTATGATGTTCACTATTAATTGGCAGCTGACGCTTGTTACCCTGGTTACGATGCCGTTTCTGGCAGCTGTAGCCTTCAAATTCGAATCGAAAATTCATCCCGCCTTTCAGGAGATGCGGCTTGCCTTAAGCTCACTGACTACGGCTGTACAGGAGAATGTTACCGGTGTGCGGACAGTTAAATCCTTCGCCAGAGAGGATTATGAGGTTGAGAAATTCTCGCACCGTAATGAACGTTATAAGGATAACCAGATTTTTGCGGCTGAGCTGTGGAGCAAGTTTTTCCCGGTGATGGAGCTGCTGGCCTCGGTCAGCATTGCTATTCTGCTCGGTGTCGGCGGAACACTCGTCATCAAAGGTAATATGTCACTGGGCGAGCTGGTAGCCTTTTTCAGCCTGATCTGGTACATTATCGGTCCGGTATGGGGACTTGGCTTCCACATCAACAACTATACGCAGTCCAAAGCCTCCGGAGAACGGGTGCTTGAGGTGCTTAACCAGCGGATTGATGTACAGGATAAAGCAGATGCTCTTCCGCTGGAGTCCTCTAAGGTAAAAGGCGAGGTTATTTTCAACCATGTAACCTTTGCTTACGGAAACAAGATGCCTGCTGTCAAGGATATTCATTTCGAAGCCAAGCCAGGGGCAGTGATCGGCTTTCTGGGCGGGACCGGCTCCGGTAAATCAACGATTATCCAGCTGATGATGCGTGCCTACGATGTGAACGAGGGCAGCATTACACTGGATGGCACAGATATCCGGGAGTACAATGTGCGCAGTCTGCGTTCCCAGATCTCAACAGTCTTCCAGGAGACGTTCCTGTTCTCCTCATCCATCCGCAATAATATTTCATACGGCCTCAAAAATGTAAGCATGGACGAGATCATCCGGGCAGCCCAGCTTGCCAAAGCCCATGATTTCATCATGGAGATGCCGGAAGGCTATGATACGGTGGTCGGTGAACGGGGAATGGGACTCTCCGGCGGACAGAAGCAGCGGATTGCCATTGCAAGGGCGTTGCTGAAGAATCCGCGGATTCTGATTCTCGATGATGCAACGAGCGCGGTTGATATGGAGACGGAGCATGAGATTCAGGCCGGCTTCCAGGAGGTTATGCGCGGCCGCACCACACTGATTATTGCCCACCGGATTTCCTCGCTGCGCCATGCTGACCAGATTATCGTCATGGACCAGGGGCGGATGGTGCAAACCGGCACGCATGCTGAGCTGATTGAGGTTCCCGGACCTTATCAGGACGTATACCGGATACAATATGCCGATTATCTGGCCAGAACGCAGGATAGAGGGGAGGGAACAGGGCATGGAGCTTGA
- a CDS encoding ABC transporter ATP-binding protein, which translates to MELEKKQTAGGPAGKPGKQGKAAGQLLEERFVYKDDDQIDKAFDWKQFTRLFGYMKPYAKQMLPLVSVLMILGTVTKLTVPFLTSMAIDKAIAPKEGSPSLTLLYILTASVIVLYLIQWIAGVYRIKYTNVIGQRVIYDLRSDLFRHIQKLSFNFFDKRPAGSVLVRVTNDINSLQDLFTNGVVNLMIDCVQLVGIMVILLLINWKLGLAVMITVPVMFFVSTKLRQKIRIAWQDVRMKNSRINSHLNESIQGIRVTQAYTQEQENMQYFDAMNMDSRKSWNKASAMNQAFGPIIEVTGGIGTMILFWYGAYLIQSGDLTVGYLVAFSTYVSNFWDPINRLGQMYNQLLVAMASSERIFEYLDEQPAVQDKPGAKPLPKIQGNISFKNVVFEYEKGRAALKGISLDVKAGQSIALVGHTGSGKSTIINLIGRFYDIKSGGLTIDGQDVREVQLQTLREQIGIVLQDTFIFSGTIRDNIRFGRLDATDQEIEEVAKAVDAHEFIMKLPRGYDTEVEERGSALSMGQRQLLSFARALLADPRILILDEATASIDTETEIKIQDALKILLKGRTSFIVAHRLSTIRHADKIVVLDHGEIKEEGTHAELTARDGIYNGLIEAQFRFL; encoded by the coding sequence ATGGAGCTTGAAAAGAAACAAACGGCAGGCGGACCGGCAGGTAAGCCCGGAAAGCAGGGTAAGGCGGCGGGACAGCTCCTTGAAGAGCGTTTTGTGTACAAGGATGATGACCAGATTGACAAGGCCTTTGACTGGAAGCAGTTCACCCGGCTGTTCGGATATATGAAGCCATATGCAAAGCAGATGCTCCCGCTGGTCTCTGTCCTGATGATTCTGGGTACCGTAACCAAGCTGACGGTTCCCTTTCTGACCAGTATGGCGATTGATAAGGCGATAGCTCCCAAGGAAGGGAGTCCCAGTCTGACTCTGCTTTACATATTGACAGCAAGCGTAATCGTACTTTATCTGATCCAGTGGATTGCCGGAGTGTACCGGATTAAATACACCAATGTAATCGGGCAGCGGGTCATTTATGATCTGCGTTCGGATCTGTTCCGGCATATCCAGAAGCTGTCGTTTAACTTCTTTGATAAAAGACCGGCGGGCTCCGTACTGGTCCGCGTAACGAATGATATTAACTCCCTGCAGGATTTGTTCACCAACGGAGTCGTCAACCTGATGATCGACTGTGTCCAGCTGGTCGGGATCATGGTCATTCTGCTGCTGATCAACTGGAAGCTGGGGCTCGCTGTAATGATTACTGTGCCGGTTATGTTCTTTGTGTCCACCAAGCTGCGCCAGAAAATCCGGATCGCCTGGCAGGATGTGCGGATGAAAAACTCGCGGATCAATTCCCATCTGAACGAGTCGATCCAGGGTATCCGTGTAACCCAGGCATATACGCAGGAACAGGAGAACATGCAGTATTTTGACGCGATGAATATGGACAGCCGCAAATCCTGGAACAAGGCTTCTGCGATGAACCAGGCGTTTGGCCCGATTATCGAGGTTACCGGCGGGATCGGCACGATGATTCTGTTCTGGTACGGTGCGTATCTGATCCAGTCAGGAGATCTGACAGTCGGCTACCTGGTGGCGTTCAGTACGTATGTCAGCAATTTCTGGGACCCGATTAACCGGCTGGGCCAGATGTATAATCAGCTGCTGGTGGCTATGGCATCCTCGGAGCGGATTTTTGAATACCTGGATGAGCAGCCTGCGGTGCAGGATAAGCCGGGTGCCAAGCCGCTGCCGAAGATTCAGGGGAACATCAGCTTCAAGAATGTCGTATTCGAGTATGAAAAAGGACGGGCGGCGCTGAAGGGGATTTCGCTCGATGTCAAAGCCGGTCAGTCTATAGCCCTTGTCGGACATACCGGCTCAGGGAAGAGTACAATTATCAACCTGATCGGGCGTTTCTATGATATTAAAAGCGGCGGGCTGACGATAGACGGTCAGGACGTGCGTGAAGTCCAGCTGCAGACCCTGCGTGAGCAGATCGGGATCGTGCTGCAGGATACGTTCATATTCTCAGGGACGATCCGGGACAATATCCGTTTCGGACGGCTGGATGCAACGGACCAGGAGATTGAAGAGGTTGCCAAGGCGGTGGATGCGCATGAATTCATCATGAAGCTGCCCCGCGGCTATGACACAGAGGTAGAGGAGCGGGGGAGCGCCTTGTCGATGGGACAGCGCCAGCTGTTATCCTTTGCCCGGGCGCTGCTGGCTGACCCGCGGATTCTGATTCTGGATGAGGCAACGGCAAGCATCGATACCGAGACAGAGATTAAAATCCAGGACGCGCTGAAAATCCTGCTCAAGGGCCGGACCTCCTTTATCGTGGCTCACCGGCTTTCAACGATCCGCCATGCCGATAAAATTGTCGTGCTGGATCACGGTGAGATCAAGGAAGAAGGCACACATGCCGAGCTTACAGCACGGGACGGCATTTATAACGGATTAATCGAAGCGCAATTCCGCTTCCTGTAG
- a CDS encoding DUF7667 family protein: MLLIHQRLAELYTISRTRPLTQPELTEQEHCLHANTVYCWEMGRLHMEEQLAAQTSDVPWQQDIAAQLQKVRSTGKAPRRR, encoded by the coding sequence ATGCTGCTAATTCATCAGCGGCTGGCTGAGCTGTATACGATAAGCCGAACCCGGCCGCTAACACAGCCTGAGCTTACAGAGCAAGAGCACTGCCTACACGCCAACACGGTCTACTGCTGGGAAATGGGCCGGCTGCATATGGAGGAACAGCTTGCGGCACAGACCTCCGATGTGCCCTGGCAGCAGGACATAGCGGCACAGCTTCAGAAGGTGCGCAGCACCGGTAAAGCGCCCAGGCGGCGGTAA
- a CDS encoding HD-GYP domain-containing protein, with product MRVHVMDLKAGDFLRSDTFSSRGLHVLPKGSRLQLEEISKLIQHGVDYVDIEDGRQEAVVPTSRSSVIQTVTASFDTSIEGFESVYLEALTKGSFSQSVVDDILQPTLHALDKHKDVVTLLLLLDREDNYTYNHSLQVGMLSYYIASWLGYSKQECYEIGRAGYLIDIGNCRISPAILKKPGKLTPAEFEEVKLHTVYGNEIIRNSMDDPFTALVALQHHEREDGSGYPGNLTKADIHPYAQIAAVADTYSAMTTHRVYQSKQELISVLRELNSLSFGKLNGRHVQAFVQHLMPNFINKKVLLNTGDIGVIIMNNPLDVFRPLVQCDGKFLDLSRERQITIVEIYME from the coding sequence TTGAGAGTACATGTGATGGATCTAAAAGCCGGAGATTTTCTGCGGTCGGACACCTTCAGCTCAAGGGGCTTACACGTATTGCCCAAAGGCTCCCGCCTTCAGCTTGAGGAGATATCCAAGCTGATTCAGCACGGGGTTGATTATGTTGATATCGAAGACGGGCGGCAGGAGGCTGTTGTACCAACCAGCAGATCATCCGTTATCCAGACGGTAACCGCCAGCTTTGACACCAGCATTGAAGGCTTCGAATCGGTATACTTGGAAGCGTTGACTAAAGGAAGCTTTAGCCAATCCGTCGTTGATGACATCCTTCAGCCTACTCTGCACGCACTTGATAAGCACAAGGATGTGGTGACACTTCTGCTGCTGCTGGACCGTGAAGACAATTACACCTATAACCATTCTCTGCAGGTTGGCATGCTATCTTATTATATAGCTTCCTGGCTGGGATATTCCAAGCAGGAATGCTATGAAATCGGCCGGGCCGGATACCTGATTGATATCGGCAATTGCCGGATCTCCCCGGCCATTCTCAAGAAACCGGGCAAGCTCACACCGGCGGAATTTGAAGAAGTGAAATTACATACGGTTTACGGCAATGAAATTATCCGCAATTCCATGGATGATCCCTTTACAGCCCTGGTTGCCCTGCAGCATCATGAGCGGGAGGACGGCAGCGGCTATCCCGGCAATCTGACCAAGGCCGATATTCATCCCTACGCCCAGATCGCTGCCGTCGCTGATACCTACAGCGCAATGACCACCCACCGGGTCTACCAGTCGAAGCAGGAGCTCATCTCCGTACTGCGGGAGCTGAATTCGCTCAGCTTCGGCAAGCTTAACGGCAGACATGTTCAGGCATTTGTCCAGCATCTGATGCCTAATTTTATCAACAAAAAAGTACTGCTCAATACCGGTGATATCGGGGTTATCATTATGAACAATCCGCTGGATGTCTTCCGTCCGCTGGTGCAGTGCGACGGTAAATTCCTCGATCTGTCCCGTGAGCGCCAAATTACGATTGTAGAAATTTATATGGAATAG
- a CDS encoding molybdenum cofactor biosynthesis protein, with translation MEITIRLFAGLAEMFSASALKFEVPEAPLTAGGLKTLLAASYPEAAQQIHTSLVAVNHEYAPDDSSISPDAEIALIPPVSGGEPEQTGGETADGLFSITGQPLNAEVLLDKVLDQNHGASLVFVGTTREMTGDQRTTALHYEAYTPMALGKLQEIGREVKSRWNANCAIAHRTGLVGLKEASVIIAVSAAHRDICYEASRYAIEQLKASVPVWKKDINDSGEAWLGSDPKAKEYKPL, from the coding sequence ATGGAGATAACTATACGCCTGTTCGCCGGCCTGGCGGAGATGTTCAGCGCATCCGCCCTGAAATTTGAGGTGCCTGAGGCGCCGCTGACAGCTGGCGGACTTAAGACACTGCTTGCCGCTTCATACCCTGAGGCAGCCCAGCAGATCCATACTTCGCTTGTAGCGGTTAATCATGAATATGCACCTGATGACTCGTCTATATCTCCAGATGCGGAGATTGCCCTTATTCCTCCGGTATCCGGCGGTGAACCGGAACAGACCGGCGGGGAGACAGCGGACGGCCTGTTCAGCATTACCGGTCAGCCCTTAAATGCAGAAGTCCTGCTGGACAAGGTGCTGGACCAGAATCACGGCGCTTCTCTGGTATTTGTCGGCACCACAAGGGAAATGACCGGAGACCAGCGGACTACAGCGCTTCATTATGAGGCCTATACCCCGATGGCGCTTGGCAAGCTGCAGGAAATCGGCAGAGAGGTGAAGAGCCGGTGGAATGCAAATTGTGCCATTGCGCACCGTACAGGCCTGGTGGGACTTAAAGAGGCCAGTGTCATTATCGCCGTGTCCGCCGCTCACCGTGACATTTGTTATGAAGCAAGCCGGTATGCCATCGAGCAGCTCAAAGCCTCTGTACCGGTATGGAAAAAAGACATCAATGATTCCGGGGAAGCCTGGCTCGGCTCTGACCCCAAGGCCAAAGAATATAAACCGCTTTAG
- a CDS encoding bifunctional metallophosphatase/5'-nucleotidase, whose translation MESVPQRLTILHTNDIHSHFETMSPIAAGIAGLKAAAGEEAVLLVDIGDHMDRAAVETEGTMGQANIDIINLTGYDAVTIGNNEGLTFPPGTLSAIFSGLQCPVVCCNFLDAATGEPPHWMKRHAIVEKNGIRIGITGATAAFTSFYALLGWEVMDPEEALREECRQLAQQADIVIILSHLGLPADKQLAERLEGVHAILGGHTHHLLEQPLMINGTAVCGAGKFGRYLGRLQFERPVDGAPFRLVNGGCIELNQLLTESVVAPAAALHLRQGHEALEETVAITGHELTLDLLGESPFGNLLAQAVRRFTGTRLSLVNTGQLLGPLPEGTITAGMLHALCPSPINPCIIKLKGKDIRTALQQSLTEEFCTKPIFGYGFRGKVLGSLAADGLKILYDPAVMPYDNSIAVFVEEEPLEDETEYEVGTLDMFTFRSGYESIADGREPVYLVPHFLRDLLRMELQRPGSLEESAVRRWVNTAT comes from the coding sequence ATGGAGTCTGTACCACAGAGACTGACGATACTTCATACAAATGATATACATAGCCATTTTGAGACGATGAGCCCCATTGCTGCCGGGATTGCCGGGCTGAAGGCTGCAGCCGGTGAGGAGGCCGTGCTGCTGGTGGATATCGGCGATCATATGGACCGGGCTGCCGTGGAGACGGAAGGAACGATGGGCCAGGCGAACATAGATATAATCAATCTGACCGGATATGACGCGGTAACCATAGGCAATAATGAAGGTCTTACATTCCCGCCGGGGACATTGTCCGCCATATTCTCCGGGCTGCAGTGCCCCGTAGTCTGCTGTAATTTCCTGGATGCCGCCACAGGCGAGCCCCCGCATTGGATGAAGCGTCACGCCATCGTGGAGAAGAACGGAATCAGGATCGGCATAACCGGGGCTACAGCTGCGTTTACGTCCTTTTATGCCCTGCTGGGCTGGGAGGTTATGGATCCTGAAGAGGCCCTGCGCGAAGAGTGCCGCCAGCTGGCACAGCAGGCGGATATCGTTATCATCCTGTCCCACCTGGGGCTGCCTGCTGATAAGCAACTGGCAGAGCGGCTGGAGGGCGTGCATGCCATTCTCGGAGGCCATACCCACCATCTGCTGGAGCAGCCGCTGATGATTAACGGAACGGCTGTCTGCGGTGCCGGCAAATTCGGCCGCTACCTGGGCCGGCTGCAGTTTGAGCGTCCTGTAGACGGGGCGCCGTTCAGGCTGGTCAACGGCGGCTGTATTGAGCTGAATCAGCTGCTGACAGAATCAGTGGTGGCTCCGGCCGCCGCGCTGCATCTCCGGCAAGGGCATGAGGCGCTGGAGGAAACGGTTGCGATTACCGGTCATGAGCTGACGCTGGATCTGCTCGGTGAATCGCCCTTCGGGAACCTGCTGGCCCAGGCTGTCCGCCGGTTTACAGGTACCCGGCTGTCCCTGGTCAATACCGGGCAGCTGCTGGGCCCGCTTCCGGAAGGCACTATTACAGCAGGGATGCTGCATGCGCTGTGTCCTTCACCGATTAACCCCTGCATAATCAAGCTCAAGGGCAAGGATATCCGGACAGCCCTTCAGCAGAGCCTGACAGAGGAGTTCTGTACAAAGCCGATATTCGGCTACGGCTTCAGAGGGAAGGTGCTCGGCAGCCTGGCAGCCGACGGATTAAAAATCTTGTACGATCCTGCAGTAATGCCTTATGATAATAGTATTGCAGTTTTTGTCGAAGAGGAGCCGCTGGAGGACGAAACGGAGTATGAGGTAGGCACCCTCGATATGTTCACCTTCCGCTCCGGCTATGAGAGCATTGCGGACGGACGTGAACCGGTGTACCTGGTGCCGCATTTCCTGCGCGATCTGCTGCGGATGGAATTGCAGCGTCCGGGCAGCCTTGAGGAGAGCGCCGTCAGGCGATGGGTGAACACAGCCACTTAA
- a CDS encoding undecaprenyl-diphosphate phosphatase, with product MDTITAIILAIVEGITEFIPVSSTGHMILTTKLLGFDEQEPIMKTYEIVIQLGAILAIALVYRRRVLDLLGIGRQSRGRGGVMPAPRLNLIHIILGIAPALAVAFFARDFIKGLFGATTVLWALVAGGILMIVAEWWNKHKSRVTAHELDDLSYGQALAIGLYQIISVLWPGFSRSGSTISGGMLSGVSYKASADFSFLIAIPIMCAASGYELLDSYKYFTKDTIMDFAIGFVIAFVVAYFVVVLFMKLIQKIRPTHFAIYRFILAAVFWLFIMR from the coding sequence ATGGATACAATTACTGCAATAATTCTTGCTATAGTTGAAGGGATTACCGAATTTATTCCGGTATCTTCAACCGGCCATATGATCCTTACCACCAAGTTGCTCGGCTTTGATGAGCAGGAGCCGATTATGAAGACCTATGAAATAGTGATTCAGCTCGGCGCTATCCTTGCTATCGCGCTGGTTTACCGCAGACGCGTGCTGGATTTGCTCGGCATCGGGCGGCAAAGCCGCGGCAGGGGCGGCGTGATGCCGGCTCCCCGGCTTAATCTGATCCATATTATTCTCGGGATCGCTCCGGCGCTGGCGGTAGCTTTTTTTGCAAGGGATTTTATTAAAGGCCTTTTTGGAGCCACTACAGTACTCTGGGCGCTTGTCGCCGGGGGGATACTGATGATTGTGGCAGAGTGGTGGAACAAGCACAAATCGCGGGTAACTGCGCATGAGCTGGATGATCTGTCTTACGGGCAGGCACTGGCGATCGGCCTTTATCAGATCATTTCAGTGCTCTGGCCGGGCTTCTCCCGTTCAGGCTCGACCATCTCAGGAGGGATGCTGAGCGGGGTGAGCTATAAGGCTTCGGCTGATTTCTCCTTCCTCATTGCCATTCCTATTATGTGTGCCGCGTCCGGGTATGAGCTGCTGGATTCCTACAAGTATTTTACCAAGGATACGATAATGGATTTCGCCATCGGGTTTGTGATCGCATTTGTGGTTGCTTATTTTGTGGTTGTATTGTTCATGAAGCTGATCCAGAAGATCAGACCGACGCATTTTGCCATCTACCGTTTTATTCTGGCAGCTGTTTTCTGGCTGTTTATTATGCGTTAA
- a CDS encoding HD-GYP domain-containing protein, producing the protein MRLVSVNRLQAGMKLGKKIYNDEGLVLLADGIELTDALIKRLAKIDIGYVYVEDAYTDDVVITTMLHDETRNQALKVIRNQFQEMSGASGITKGFYHLDKKFSKVMDSILDDMSSQEDPMIMLADMHTADNYLYVHSLNVCLYTLVLGIAYGYSREELRVLGLGSLLHDIGKTQIPVKIVQKPGMLSDEEFKHMQAHTEIGYRILKEEPNIPLLAAHCAFQHHERINGSGYPRGLTGPQIHEYAKWLGVADSYDAMTSNRIYKKAMLPHQAVEALYVGSGTLYEQKHLELFRDRVAIYPLGLTVKLSTGESGVVVKIDPSTPHRPVVRIFTGPEGEPVTPYELDLGTALSVVIFDVSDNDEQ; encoded by the coding sequence GTGCGTTTAGTATCCGTGAATCGGCTTCAGGCTGGGATGAAGCTCGGAAAAAAGATTTATAATGATGAAGGACTGGTTCTGCTCGCTGACGGGATAGAACTTACGGATGCGTTAATTAAGCGGCTGGCTAAGATCGACATCGGTTACGTCTACGTTGAGGACGCCTATACGGACGATGTTGTGATTACGACAATGCTGCATGATGAGACGCGCAACCAGGCGCTCAAAGTAATCAGGAACCAGTTCCAGGAGATGTCCGGCGCCTCGGGAATCACCAAGGGCTTTTATCACCTGGACAAAAAATTCTCCAAAGTCATGGACTCCATCCTGGATGATATGTCCTCCCAGGAAGATCCGATGATTATGCTTGCAGATATGCATACGGCAGATAATTACCTGTACGTCCATTCACTTAACGTATGCTTATATACACTTGTGCTGGGAATTGCTTACGGCTATAGCAGGGAAGAGCTGCGGGTGCTCGGACTCGGCTCGCTGCTGCATGATATCGGCAAAACCCAGATTCCGGTCAAAATCGTCCAGAAGCCCGGCATGCTGAGCGATGAGGAGTTCAAGCATATGCAGGCGCATACGGAGATCGGCTACCGGATTCTAAAAGAAGAGCCCAACATTCCGCTGCTTGCGGCCCATTGCGCCTTTCAGCATCATGAACGGATCAACGGCTCCGGCTATCCGCGCGGACTGACCGGCCCGCAGATCCACGAATATGCCAAGTGGCTGGGAGTAGCTGACTCCTATGATGCAATGACCTCCAACCGGATCTATAAAAAGGCGATGCTGCCGCATCAGGCTGTGGAAGCACTCTATGTAGGCTCTGGCACGCTCTACGAGCAGAAGCATCTGGAGCTGTTCAGAGACCGTGTAGCGATCTATCCGCTTGGCCTGACCGTTAAGCTAAGCACAGGCGAGAGCGGTGTTGTGGTCAAAATTGACCCGAGCACGCCGCACAGGCCTGTAGTGCGTATATTTACAGGTCCGGAGGGTGAGCCGGTTACCCCGTATGAGCTGGATCTGGGCACGGCGCTCTCAGTAGTGATATTCGATGTCTCTGATAACGATGAACAGTGA
- the yfkAB gene encoding radical SAM/CxCxxxxC motif protein YfkAB — MSILEPSSRTMKELSPSYDPWDPITSLRRHGRHVLTSVEMTVTNLCNMRCEHCAVGDSLTMKEGDMLPLTNMLKRLDEVEHLQTISITGGEPMFRASTVDNMIVPLLKYAHERGIRSQINSNLTMPYARYEKLLPYLDVMHISFNYVNGDDFHEVGFANSGHPVAREAAYRLYETMIDNSRRLSEDGMLISAESMINYRTHTKLPQIHKLIGDMGAKRHEVHPMYASSFASSLPVLSLKEMGDAIHSLLDTRDPEMWMLFGTLPFFACSDLAEHQTLLRRLRTEKNVTLRNDPDGRNRVNVNMFTGDVFVTDFADISAFGNIGTSRLDDIFAEWQSSHPLNQKVNCFCDAAGCCGPNLLVADMYYPKIDFKSRKAITL, encoded by the coding sequence ATGAGTATATTAGAACCATCATCCAGAACAATGAAGGAGCTGTCGCCAAGCTATGATCCCTGGGATCCGATTACTTCACTGCGCCGGCATGGGCGGCATGTACTGACCAGTGTGGAGATGACGGTTACCAATCTGTGTAATATGCGCTGTGAGCATTGCGCGGTCGGGGACAGCCTGACCATGAAAGAAGGGGATATGCTGCCGCTGACGAATATGCTGAAGCGCCTCGACGAAGTGGAGCATCTGCAGACCATCAGCATAACCGGGGGAGAGCCGATGTTCCGGGCTTCAACGGTAGATAATATGATTGTGCCGCTGCTGAAATATGCGCATGAGCGGGGGATCCGGTCGCAGATTAACTCCAATCTGACCATGCCCTATGCCCGGTATGAGAAGCTGCTGCCGTATCTTGACGTTATGCATATCTCCTTCAATTATGTGAATGGGGACGACTTCCACGAGGTGGGCTTTGCGAACAGCGGACATCCTGTCGCCAGGGAAGCAGCCTACAGGCTGTATGAGACCATGATTGATAACTCCCGGCGGCTCAGTGAGGACGGTATGCTGATCTCGGCAGAATCCATGATTAACTACCGGACCCATACAAAGCTGCCGCAAATTCATAAGCTGATCGGAGATATGGGGGCAAAACGGCATGAGGTCCATCCGATGTATGCCTCCAGCTTCGCCTCCTCATTGCCGGTATTGTCGCTGAAGGAGATGGGGGATGCGATTCATTCCCTGCTGGACACCCGTGATCCGGAAATGTGGATGCTGTTCGGCACCCTGCCGTTTTTTGCCTGCAGTGACCTTGCGGAGCATCAGACCCTGCTGCGCAGATTGCGTACAGAGAAGAATGTAACACTGCGCAATGATCCGGACGGACGCAACCGGGTGAATGTAAATATGTTCACCGGTGATGTATTCGTAACGGATTTTGCCGATATATCCGCTTTTGGCAACATTGGGACAAGCCGGCTGGATGATATTTTTGCTGAATGGCAAAGCAGTCATCCGCTCAACCAGAAGGTTAACTGCTTCTGTGATGCTGCCGGCTGCTGCGGGCCTAATCTGCTGGTTGCTGATATGTACTATCCAAAGATCGACTTCAAATCAAGAAAGGCGATCACTCTGTAG